A region of Pseudomonadota bacterium DNA encodes the following proteins:
- the carA gene encoding glutamine-hydrolyzing carbamoyl-phosphate synthase small subunit, which yields MAFAKNKAILLLEDGTAFAGRSFGAVGEAIGEVVFNTSLTGYQEVLTDPSYRGQMVTMTYPHIGNCGINAEDVESRKLFLSGYIVKEYCHMPSNWRSRKALGSYLEDAGVVGIEGIDTRFLTRHIRLAGAMPGIISTTDFDLSSLSEKLRHWPGIEGVNLVDGVTSPSTYEWSQGDWDMTAGYEKKHNAGGFHVVAYDYGIKYNILRLLVAAGCRVTVVPATTTAQEVLALNPDGVFLSNGPGDPAALVEYVKQIRLLIGRKPMFGICLGHQIIGLALGGSTYKLKFGHHGSNQPVMDLATGKVEITSQNHGFCIDIDSLGDEVEVTHINLNDRTVEGLKHRRHPLFSIQYHPESSPGPHDSAYLFKRFIQLMATNK from the coding sequence ATGGCATTTGCAAAAAACAAAGCAATCCTACTGCTTGAGGATGGGACTGCATTTGCCGGCCGCTCATTTGGCGCTGTGGGAGAAGCCATTGGGGAAGTGGTCTTTAATACCAGCCTGACAGGTTATCAGGAGGTATTGACTGATCCTTCCTATCGGGGACAGATGGTAACCATGACCTATCCCCATATCGGTAATTGCGGTATCAACGCAGAAGATGTTGAGTCGAGAAAACTTTTCTTATCCGGTTATATTGTTAAAGAATATTGTCATATGCCCAGTAACTGGAGGAGCAGAAAAGCTCTGGGTAGTTATCTCGAAGATGCTGGTGTGGTTGGAATTGAAGGTATTGATACCCGTTTTCTGACCCGTCATATCCGCCTGGCCGGTGCCATGCCGGGGATTATTTCCACGACTGACTTTGATCTATCCAGTTTGTCAGAGAAACTTCGGCATTGGCCAGGTATTGAAGGAGTAAACCTGGTGGATGGGGTGACATCGCCTTCCACTTATGAATGGTCCCAGGGAGACTGGGATATGACTGCCGGGTATGAGAAAAAACATAATGCCGGCGGTTTTCACGTGGTTGCCTATGATTATGGGATCAAATACAATATTCTCCGGCTGCTGGTGGCCGCCGGTTGCCGGGTAACTGTTGTCCCGGCAACAACCACAGCCCAGGAAGTACTTGCTTTGAATCCTGACGGTGTATTTCTTTCAAATGGACCGGGTGATCCGGCTGCTTTGGTGGAATATGTTAAACAAATCAGGTTATTGATTGGCCGGAAACCCATGTTTGGCATCTGTCTGGGACACCAGATTATCGGCCTGGCTTTGGGTGGAAGCACTTATAAGTTGAAATTCGGTCACCATGGCAGTAATCAGCCGGTCATGGACCTGGCTACCGGAAAGGTCGAAATTACTTCACAGAACCATGGGTTTTGTATTGATATTGATTCCCTTGGTGATGAGGTGGAAGTGACTCATATCAATCTGAATGACCGAACTGTTGAGGGTTTGAAGCATCGCCGCCATCCGCTCTTTTCTATTCAGTATCACCCCGAAAGTTCTCCCGGGCCCCATGATTCAGCCTATTTATTTAAACGTTTTATCCAGTTGATGGCAACGAACAAATAA
- a CDS encoding aspartate carbamoyltransferase catalytic subunit: MKKRIFPRKDLLAIKELHEDDITLILDTAESFKEISRRPIKKVPTLRGQTIINLFYEPSTRTRSSFEIAAKRLSADTINISASTSSVVKGETLLDTVKNLQAMSPDIIVIRHGCVGAPHLIAGRVDARVVNAGDGANEHPSQALLDMLTIREHKKAFAGLRVAIIGDIAHSRVARSNMHALTILGAEVRVCSPPTMLPLNMNGFPGVKVCASPEDAIKGVDVIMMLRIQLERQDHTLFPSMNEYARRYGLNRSRVNLAGNDVIIMHPGPMNRGVEITSEVADGKHSVILEQVENGVAVRMAILYLLGDKSE; the protein is encoded by the coding sequence ATGAAAAAAAGGATTTTCCCCCGGAAAGATTTACTGGCTATTAAAGAGCTGCATGAGGATGACATAACCCTGATTCTGGATACCGCGGAATCTTTTAAGGAAATATCCCGTCGACCGATAAAAAAAGTTCCGACATTGCGTGGCCAGACAATTATCAACCTGTTTTATGAGCCAAGTACCCGGACCAGGAGTTCTTTTGAAATCGCGGCAAAAAGGCTCAGTGCCGATACGATAAATATCTCGGCATCAACCAGCAGTGTAGTGAAGGGGGAAACACTGTTGGATACGGTAAAAAACCTGCAGGCCATGTCTCCCGATATTATTGTTATCCGGCATGGCTGTGTAGGGGCTCCACACCTGATTGCCGGCCGGGTTGATGCCCGGGTGGTGAATGCCGGGGATGGTGCCAATGAGCATCCCAGTCAGGCTTTGCTGGACATGTTAACTATCCGTGAGCATAAAAAGGCTTTCGCGGGCTTGCGAGTGGCGATAATAGGTGATATCGCTCACAGCCGCGTCGCCCGTTCCAATATGCATGCATTAACCATTTTGGGAGCGGAAGTCAGGGTTTGCAGTCCGCCGACCATGCTGCCGCTGAATATGAATGGTTTCCCCGGAGTAAAAGTTTGTGCAAGTCCGGAGGATGCCATTAAGGGTGTTGATGTGATAATGATGCTTCGCATACAGCTGGAACGTCAGGATCATACCCTGTTTCCCTCAATGAATGAATATGCCCGGCGCTATGGCCTGAATCGTAGCCGGGTAAATCTGGCCGGTAATGATGTTATTATCATGCATCCCGGACCTATGAATCGTGGGGTGGAGATCACCTCAGAGGTGGCCGACGGAAAACATTCAGTGATTCTTGAGCAGGTTGAAAACGGCGTTGCCGTTCGCATGGCGATTTTATATCTTTTGGGAGATAAATCAGAATGA
- a CDS encoding dihydroorotase, giving the protein MKRILLRGGRVIDPENNRDQKLDVLIADGAIAEIGQKLQLDESAGKVIRAEGLWVMPGAIDMHTHLREPGQEYKETIMSGAQAAAAGGFTSIACMANTSPVNDCAAVTRFINERAQQAPVNVLPIGAVTIGMRGKQMVEMAEMATAGVVAFSEDGKTVENTKLYRHAMEYAGSLNRVIICHCQDNYLFADGVIHEGEISSTFGFPGIPSLAEELDIARCLLLAEFLDLPVHIAHISTRGGVSLVARAKERGVKVTAEVTPHHFSLDHRAVADLYYRDEVEYAMKRQFLCFNPNTKMSPPLREPEDVVAIKEALFAGIIDVIASDHAPHEQTEKEVEYQYTPFGIVGLETTIPLTMNLVREGVLTPVKMVERLSVAPAKILGLSRKGSLEVGMDADVTIIDPEVKWSINKDDFRSRSFNTPFDGWRVQGKALTTIVGGEIVYAADGQV; this is encoded by the coding sequence ATGAAACGGATATTGCTGCGGGGTGGTCGGGTAATAGATCCCGAAAATAACCGTGATCAAAAACTTGATGTTCTGATTGCCGACGGTGCTATCGCCGAGATCGGCCAAAAACTGCAACTGGATGAAAGTGCCGGGAAAGTTATCCGGGCGGAAGGATTATGGGTTATGCCGGGCGCCATCGATATGCATACCCATCTGCGTGAGCCGGGGCAGGAATACAAGGAAACGATTATGAGCGGGGCTCAGGCAGCGGCAGCTGGTGGTTTTACCAGCATTGCCTGTATGGCCAATACCAGCCCAGTGAATGATTGTGCCGCGGTAACCCGCTTTATCAATGAACGGGCTCAGCAGGCACCGGTCAATGTTTTGCCCATCGGGGCGGTAACCATCGGCATGCGGGGCAAGCAGATGGTTGAAATGGCGGAGATGGCAACAGCGGGGGTCGTCGCTTTTTCTGAAGATGGAAAAACTGTCGAAAACACCAAGCTCTATCGTCATGCGATGGAATATGCCGGTAGCCTTAATCGCGTCATTATTTGCCATTGTCAGGATAATTATCTTTTTGCGGATGGGGTTATCCATGAAGGGGAAATATCTTCAACCTTTGGATTTCCCGGTATCCCATCACTGGCTGAGGAGCTTGATATCGCCCGTTGTCTTCTGCTGGCTGAATTTCTTGATCTTCCAGTTCATATTGCCCATATCAGTACCCGAGGTGGTGTATCCCTGGTTGCCCGGGCCAAAGAAAGAGGCGTAAAGGTTACGGCAGAGGTGACCCCGCATCACTTTTCCCTCGACCATCGGGCTGTGGCTGATCTTTACTACCGTGATGAGGTGGAATATGCCATGAAAAGGCAATTTTTATGTTTTAATCCCAATACCAAAATGAGTCCACCCTTGCGTGAACCAGAGGATGTTGTTGCAATTAAAGAGGCTCTGTTCGCTGGAATTATTGATGTTATTGCTTCGGATCATGCCCCCCATGAGCAGACGGAAAAAGAGGTAGAATACCAGTATACGCCTTTTGGCATTGTTGGCCTGGAAACAACTATTCCTTTAACCATGAATCTTGTGCGTGAAGGGGTTCTGACACCAGTGAAAATGGTTGAACGTCTCAGCGTTGCTCCGGCAAAAATTCTTGGTTTATCAAGGAAAGGCAGTCTGGAAGTCGGCATGGACGCAGATGTGACGATTATAGATCCGGAAGTCAAGTGGTCTATTAATAAAGATGATTTCCGTTCCAGAAGTTTCAATACTCCTTTTGATGGTTGGCGAGTTCAAGGGAAAGCCTTGACGACCATTGTGGGCGGGGAAATCGTCTATGCTGCTGATGGGCAGGTGTGA
- a CDS encoding UDP-2,3-diacylglucosamine diphosphatase, whose translation MKSIFLADAHLKYPTDENYRKLNSFLQNLPEDVENLFILGDFFDFWFGYREVVFSVYVPILATLEALVQRGIKLYFIEGNHEISLGPFFRTHLHVHSNPSELSVYLSGQRLYLAHGDLLDDSQQWYRRWAKFIKSPITCRIISLIPPDITCRVAHWLSKTSRNQSQNDSHIPEKLTNKLADIFRAGHDVAIIAHYHHPAQNKVVLSDQKYPVYHLGDWITDYSYLILEDGNFQLKRLPTP comes from the coding sequence ATGAAATCAATCTTTCTTGCCGATGCTCATTTAAAATATCCAACCGATGAAAATTATCGAAAACTGAATAGTTTCCTGCAAAACCTGCCTGAAGATGTGGAAAATCTCTTTATTCTTGGTGATTTTTTTGACTTCTGGTTCGGATACCGTGAGGTAGTATTTTCAGTATATGTTCCCATCCTCGCGACCCTTGAAGCCCTGGTTCAACGGGGAATAAAACTCTACTTTATTGAAGGGAACCATGAAATCAGCCTGGGTCCATTTTTCCGTACCCATTTACATGTCCACAGTAACCCCAGTGAATTATCCGTTTACCTGTCCGGCCAACGTCTTTACCTGGCCCACGGAGACTTACTGGATGACAGTCAACAATGGTACCGACGATGGGCTAAATTTATCAAAAGCCCCATCACCTGCCGAATCATCAGCCTGATACCTCCTGACATCACCTGCAGAGTTGCCCATTGGCTTTCAAAAACCAGCCGCAATCAGTCTCAAAACGACAGTCATATACCGGAGAAGCTGACCAACAAGCTTGCGGATATATTTCGGGCCGGTCATGATGTGGCAATTATCGCCCATTATCATCATCCGGCCCAGAATAAGGTTGTCCTGAGCGATCAGAAATATCCGGTTTATCACCTGGGAGATTGGATAACTGATTACTCCTACCTGATATTGGAAGATGGCAACTTTCAACTCAAAAGACTACCAACCCCATAA
- the lepB gene encoding signal peptidase I: protein MTAKRKMGIVREYAESIIIAIIIALFIRAFIVQAFKIPSGSMEPTLLIGDHLLVNKFKYGVHIPFTEIKFFDYHKPQRGDIIVFTYPVDQSKDFIKRVIGLPGETIEIRKKKIYINNKLFAGSYGTYRDPDTVTQVPRDNFGPVVVPENNVFVMGDNRDRSYDSRFWGFVEYGKIKGKAWIIYWSWDSQAKKLFQKVRVGRFAHLIH from the coding sequence ATGACTGCTAAGCGAAAAATGGGTATTGTGCGGGAATATGCCGAGTCAATTATCATTGCTATCATTATCGCCCTGTTTATCCGGGCCTTTATTGTTCAGGCATTTAAAATTCCTTCCGGTTCCATGGAACCAACTCTGTTGATTGGTGATCATCTGCTGGTTAATAAATTTAAATATGGTGTACATATTCCTTTTACGGAGATTAAATTTTTTGATTACCATAAGCCTCAGCGTGGTGATATCATCGTCTTTACCTACCCGGTTGATCAGTCTAAAGATTTTATCAAGCGGGTAATCGGCCTACCGGGTGAAACCATAGAAATCAGGAAGAAGAAGATTTATATTAATAATAAGTTATTTGCTGGTTCGTATGGGACCTATCGTGACCCGGATACGGTTACCCAGGTACCACGAGATAACTTTGGACCGGTCGTTGTTCCTGAAAATAATGTTTTTGTCATGGGTGATAACCGTGATCGAAGTTATGACAGCCGCTTCTGGGGGTTTGTCGAATATGGCAAGATAAAAGGTAAAGCCTGGATCATTTACTGGTCATGGGACTCCCAGGCAAAAAAGCTGTTTCAGAAAGTTAGGGTTGGGAGATTTGCTCATCTTATTCATTGA
- the pyrR gene encoding bifunctional pyr operon transcriptional regulator/uracil phosphoribosyltransferase PyrR: MNILDERGMGMVLSRMAYEILERNAVHEDLVLVGIRTRGVFLAQRLRDLLNQIAQLDVPLGILDITLYRDDLSHGTHHPVLQKTEITFSLDDKIVILVDDVLYTGRTVRSAMDGLMDFGRPQAIQLLVLVDRGHRELPIMPDYVGKHVPSSPDHQVMVRMREEDNHDSVTVSYAARRQVD; encoded by the coding sequence ATGAATATTCTGGATGAACGAGGAATGGGCATGGTACTTTCCAGGATGGCCTATGAAATCCTGGAGCGTAATGCCGTTCATGAAGATCTTGTGCTTGTGGGAATCAGGACCAGGGGGGTATTCCTGGCCCAGCGTCTGCGGGATTTATTGAACCAGATAGCCCAATTGGATGTCCCGCTGGGTATCCTTGATATTACCCTTTATCGTGATGATTTATCCCATGGTACACATCATCCGGTGCTGCAAAAAACCGAGATAACATTTTCTCTTGATGATAAAATAGTTATTCTGGTGGATGATGTGTTGTATACCGGAAGAACCGTTCGCTCAGCTATGGATGGACTGATGGACTTTGGTCGTCCCCAGGCTATACAGTTGCTGGTGCTGGTTGACCGTGGTCACCGGGAACTACCGATTATGCCTGATTATGTGGGAAAACATGTTCCATCATCGCCGGATCATCAGGTGATGGTAAGGATGCGTGAAGAGGATAATCATGATTCTGTAACGGTGAGCTATGCAGCCCGCCGGCAGGTGGATTGA